One window from the genome of Alkalihalobacillus sp. LMS6 encodes:
- a CDS encoding patatin-like phospholipase family protein produces the protein MKIDAVFEGGGIRGVAFAGAITAMEEHGVEWQKLAGTSVGSILAALLAAGYTSTEINDHLQELNFKDLRGKNWINHIPFAGNLVNVLLYLGMYKNDYIEKWLGSLLQKKQIRTFADLPDDKLKIIASDISSGQMIIFPDDLNRYGMKPSDVTIAQAVRMSTSIPFFYRPARWKLANKSKAYIVDGGLLSNFPIWLFDVENPRHPTFGFRFLKDTIEADAVIPTPIHLAQNIIKTMMQAHDMRHLSDETRDRTIQIYTDSITATDFLLTEEQSDFLFQSGYQAAQLFLSTWDFEAHKRLRNRKNMTK, from the coding sequence ATGAAAATCGATGCGGTTTTTGAAGGAGGGGGAATTCGCGGGGTTGCCTTTGCAGGCGCAATAACGGCGATGGAAGAACATGGTGTCGAGTGGCAAAAACTAGCTGGAACGTCTGTAGGCTCGATTCTTGCAGCCTTACTTGCTGCTGGCTATACAAGCACTGAAATTAACGATCATCTGCAAGAACTCAATTTCAAAGATTTAAGAGGGAAGAACTGGATTAACCATATTCCCTTTGCAGGAAATTTAGTTAACGTCCTTCTGTATTTAGGGATGTACAAAAATGATTACATTGAAAAATGGCTTGGAAGCTTATTACAAAAAAAGCAGATCCGAACATTCGCGGATCTACCTGACGATAAACTGAAGATTATTGCATCTGATATTAGTAGTGGGCAAATGATTATTTTTCCTGACGACCTTAATCGCTACGGGATGAAACCAAGTGATGTAACAATCGCTCAGGCTGTTCGCATGAGCACGTCTATTCCTTTTTTCTATCGCCCAGCTCGATGGAAATTAGCTAATAAAAGTAAGGCCTATATTGTTGACGGAGGCTTGCTTAGTAATTTTCCAATTTGGCTGTTTGATGTAGAAAATCCGCGACACCCAACGTTTGGCTTTCGGTTTCTAAAAGATACAATTGAAGCGGATGCTGTGATCCCAACTCCAATACACTTAGCGCAAAATATTATAAAAACGATGATGCAAGCCCACGATATGCGTCATCTTAGCGATGAGACGCGAGATCGAACGATTCAAATTTATACAGACTCCATCACAGCAACAGACTTTTTATTAACAGAAGAACAAAGCGACTTTTTATTTCAATCAGGTTATCAAGCTGCCCAACTTTTTTTATCGACATGGGACTTTGAAGCCCACAAACGACTTCGAAACCGCAAAAATATGACTAAATAA
- a CDS encoding YhcN/YlaJ family sporulation lipoprotein, giving the protein MKKYLLHSLALTFVATALVACGGNDNNNDMNPPEDDTEMNEPGEGNVENQRYGMNEHGDHNHMTVSGEVADSVRELDGVNHAAAIVMGGQAYVAVTMDDESHDVSDDMKQKVADKAMEVDHNLNNVHVSSNPDFVERMSGYGDRIENGEPVSGFADEFMDMVNRMFPSSKR; this is encoded by the coding sequence ATGAAGAAATATCTTCTACATTCTTTAGCCTTAACTTTTGTTGCTACAGCTTTAGTCGCCTGTGGTGGAAACGATAATAATAATGATATGAACCCACCGGAAGATGACACGGAGATGAATGAACCAGGCGAAGGAAATGTTGAGAACCAGCGTTACGGTATGAACGAACATGGAGACCATAACCATATGACTGTTTCCGGCGAAGTAGCAGACAGTGTCCGTGAATTAGATGGTGTAAACCATGCTGCAGCGATTGTCATGGGTGGTCAAGCATATGTAGCGGTCACAATGGACGATGAATCTCATGATGTATCTGATGATATGAAACAAAAAGTCGCTGATAAAGCAATGGAAGTCGATCATAATCTTAATAATGTACATGTATCCTCTAACCCAGATTTCGTAGAGCGAATGAGCGGATATGGAGATCGAATTGAAAATGGTGAACCAGTTAGTGGTTTTGCAGACGAATTTATGGACATGGTTAATCGGATGTTCCCTTCTTCAAAACGATAA
- a CDS encoding LysR family transcriptional regulator, with the protein MMEIRYLEAFLTIAEEGSISKAATRLHLTQPAVSRQLKQMETSLQGRLFTRSHEGMALTDKGQKLYADVRPLWSSLRSRLLAYMPSPVVRLGLTPFLSPLYLPDSITYATSTVAVECHQTRLNCLEFIPMLEKGEIDAAVIEDLPHHQGLYSTLIKHDHYKVAMSDDHPLAIYNELSLEQCIDYPQIVPPKKSRFYQFWVALRDQNNWTKHDVFSVPYQSLLYSVKQKNGVAFIPQLMLEPVWHSGIVYKPIKDPNFARHLYLYTSDKHYLKPLQQSFANVIIQ; encoded by the coding sequence ATGATGGAAATTCGTTATTTAGAGGCGTTTTTAACAATTGCAGAGGAAGGCAGTATTTCAAAAGCTGCGACTCGCCTTCACCTTACCCAACCTGCCGTCAGTCGCCAATTAAAGCAAATGGAAACCTCCTTACAAGGTCGCTTATTTACTCGTTCCCATGAAGGAATGGCCCTTACTGATAAAGGGCAAAAGTTGTACGCTGACGTAAGGCCGTTATGGAGTTCTCTTCGCAGCAGGCTACTCGCTTACATGCCATCACCTGTTGTTCGACTAGGTCTTACACCTTTTTTATCACCTTTATATTTACCAGATTCGATTACATACGCTACATCAACAGTTGCTGTTGAGTGTCACCAAACCCGCTTAAACTGTCTTGAATTTATACCAATGCTTGAAAAAGGGGAAATTGACGCTGCAGTCATTGAAGACCTTCCACATCACCAAGGCTTGTACTCCACTTTAATCAAGCACGATCATTATAAAGTAGCCATGTCGGATGATCACCCCCTTGCTATTTACAATGAACTTTCGCTTGAACAATGTATCGATTACCCGCAAATTGTTCCGCCGAAAAAAAGTCGCTTTTATCAATTTTGGGTTGCATTACGTGATCAAAACAATTGGACAAAGCATGACGTATTCAGCGTTCCTTATCAATCCTTACTTTACTCTGTCAAACAAAAAAACGGCGTTGCCTTTATTCCGCAGCTAATGCTTGAACCAGTTTGGCACAGTGGGATTGTGTATAAACCGATTAAAGATCCAAATTTTGCTCGTCATTTATATCTTTACACATCAGATAAGCATTATTTAAAACCTTTACAGCAAAGCTTTGCGAACGTGATCATCCAATAA
- the serS gene encoding serine--tRNA ligase codes for MLDIQFIREHAEKIKQTAQQKKLNVPVDELIDVDQKRRELIQKIEGFRTERNQQTKAIGELAREKKKDEMDAKKEEVRLLNQSIKDLEAEYQEVEASYLHIMNLIPNVVSDDTPVGDSDEDNVELEKIGEIPQFSFTPKDHMELGQAHEMFDVERGVKIAGTRNYVLKNQGLFLHRAVQQLAVDLLHERGFSIMDVPLMANEEVLYSTGFFPDGKEQTYHLEKDNKYLVGTAEVPLVGFYGNEIVDVEEPIKLGAVSNCFRREAGSAGRDVRGLYRVHQFAKVEQVIICKNDPELADRLLSEITEIAKEILNLLELPYRVVAVCTGDMSQKNHKQFDIETWMPSRESYSETHSSSNVTDFQARRSNIRYRDEDGKLQYCYTLNNTAVATPRILIPLLENHQQEDGSIKVPKALQKYMYGKTIL; via the coding sequence ATGTTAGATATTCAATTTATTAGGGAACATGCTGAGAAAATTAAACAAACAGCTCAACAAAAAAAATTAAACGTCCCAGTAGATGAACTTATTGATGTTGATCAAAAGCGCCGTGAGCTTATTCAAAAGATTGAAGGATTTCGTACAGAGCGTAATCAACAAACAAAAGCGATTGGTGAATTAGCAAGAGAGAAAAAGAAAGATGAAATGGATGCGAAAAAAGAAGAAGTCCGTCTTCTCAACCAATCTATAAAAGATCTTGAAGCTGAATATCAAGAGGTTGAAGCGTCTTATTTACACATTATGAATCTTATACCAAACGTTGTTTCAGACGACACGCCTGTAGGTGACTCAGATGAAGACAATGTCGAGTTAGAAAAAATTGGTGAGATTCCTCAATTCTCTTTCACACCAAAAGACCACATGGAACTCGGACAAGCACATGAAATGTTTGATGTTGAGCGCGGTGTGAAAATTGCTGGTACCCGTAATTATGTGTTAAAGAATCAAGGCTTATTTTTACATAGAGCGGTTCAGCAATTAGCTGTTGATTTGCTACACGAGCGTGGTTTCTCCATTATGGATGTGCCTTTAATGGCTAATGAAGAAGTACTGTATAGTACAGGTTTCTTCCCCGATGGAAAAGAACAAACGTATCATCTTGAAAAAGATAATAAATATTTAGTCGGAACAGCAGAAGTCCCGCTCGTTGGTTTTTATGGCAATGAAATTGTCGATGTTGAAGAACCGATTAAGTTAGGCGCAGTATCAAACTGTTTCCGTCGTGAAGCGGGATCTGCTGGGAGAGATGTTCGTGGCTTGTATCGTGTCCATCAGTTTGCGAAAGTAGAGCAAGTCATTATTTGCAAAAATGATCCTGAATTAGCAGATCGTCTGTTATCGGAAATTACGGAGATTGCCAAAGAAATTTTGAATTTATTAGAGTTGCCATATCGCGTTGTTGCCGTGTGTACAGGAGATATGTCGCAGAAAAACCATAAACAGTTTGATATTGAAACGTGGATGCCAAGTCGCGAAAGCTATAGCGAAACCCATTCATCTTCAAACGTAACGGATTTTCAAGCAAGACGTTCAAACATCCGTTACCGTGATGAAGATGGCAAGCTGCAATATTGCTATACATTAAATAACACAGCTGTTGCAACACCTCGAATCCTTATTCCATTGCTTGAAAACCATCAGCAAGAGGATGGATCGATTAAAGTACCAAAAGCCTTGCAAAAATATATGTACGGTAAAACCATTCTATAA
- a CDS encoding GNAT family N-acetyltransferase: MAYLQSYRLTTNEKKKYGYPPSKTAMGMDLFIGEVSFWNKGYGTTLVNMLTENIIGEDPKTIVTVDPRVENERAIACYKKCGFTIVKRLEKNEWHEGKWHDAYIMQKS, from the coding sequence ATGGCCTATCTTCAATCCTATCGATTAACAACGAACGAAAAGAAGAAGTACGGTTATCCACCATCTAAAACAGCAATGGGTATGGATTTATTTATCGGAGAAGTGTCTTTTTGGAACAAAGGTTATGGAACTACTCTAGTCAACATGCTGACCGAAAATATAATAGGGGAAGATCCTAAAACGATTGTCACTGTCGATCCACGAGTTGAAAATGAGCGGGCTATTGCTTGTTATAAAAAGTGTGGGTTTACGATCGTCAAGCGACTAGAAAAGAATGAGTGGCATGAAGGAAAATGGCACGATGCATATATTATGCAAAAAAGCTAA
- a CDS encoding LLM class flavin-dependent oxidoreductase, with protein MKLSILDQAPIPKGSTSTDALQFTKDLAKLGDELGYHRLWMAEHHSATSLSSSAPEVTIAHLAALTNRIRLGTGGVMMMHYSPLKMAEVFKTLSALAPDRIDFGVGRAPGGDHLSIQALAQGRASIPDDQYDKLATTLQLLNDQKTNDPLYNQVIATPHEVKLPEAWLLGSSGNSARQAGKQGVGYSFAQFFNGEMSKEIFDTYRHYFEPSYFMPKPEINVSYAVTVAETKDEAEYLALPIDLSRLFLMRGQMPQTFSPEDAQAYPLTEMDKAILAKNRALHLVGTPKEVSEQLLKEKEEFGFDEVMVNSNQYSFEARLNVYRLLAKELLS; from the coding sequence ATGAAATTAAGCATTCTTGACCAAGCGCCTATTCCTAAAGGCTCAACTTCAACAGACGCCTTACAGTTCACAAAAGATCTTGCAAAACTAGGTGATGAGCTAGGTTACCATCGTTTATGGATGGCCGAACACCATAGTGCAACATCTCTTTCCAGTTCAGCTCCTGAAGTGACAATTGCCCATCTCGCTGCGCTTACAAACCGCATTCGACTTGGCACAGGTGGAGTCATGATGATGCACTATTCCCCTTTAAAAATGGCGGAAGTTTTTAAAACGTTAAGTGCTCTTGCACCAGATCGAATTGACTTTGGCGTTGGTCGTGCACCTGGCGGCGACCATCTTTCTATACAAGCATTAGCACAAGGTCGTGCCTCTATACCAGACGATCAATATGATAAATTAGCAACAACACTTCAATTATTAAACGATCAAAAAACAAATGATCCACTATACAATCAAGTCATTGCTACACCTCATGAAGTAAAGCTACCAGAGGCTTGGTTGTTAGGTTCAAGTGGAAATAGTGCTAGGCAGGCGGGAAAACAAGGGGTTGGCTACTCATTTGCGCAGTTTTTTAATGGGGAAATGTCAAAAGAAATATTTGATACGTATCGACACTATTTTGAACCATCTTATTTTATGCCGAAGCCTGAGATCAATGTCTCATACGCTGTAACCGTTGCAGAAACAAAAGATGAAGCAGAGTATCTTGCTTTGCCCATTGACTTATCACGTTTATTTTTAATGCGTGGTCAAATGCCGCAAACATTTAGTCCCGAAGACGCTCAAGCCTATCCACTAACAGAAATGGATAAAGCGATCTTAGCAAAAAATCGCGCGCTACATCTTGTCGGTACACCAAAAGAGGTAAGTGAACAACTCCTAAAAGAAAAGGAAGAATTTGGTTTCGACGAGGTCATGGTTAATAGCAATCAGTACTCATTTGAAGCTCGTTTAAATGTGTATCGCTTACTTGCAAAAGAACTTTTATCATGA
- the sigY gene encoding RNA polymerase sigma factor SigY → MEESQESTIKKAQKGDDDALALLLKTHYESVYRFLVKITLNPEYARDLTQDTMTKAIVGIQSYNRKKAKFSTWLFQIATNLFLDKKRKKKHEDQYVQMQKLQWSMKQEANDDWMDVQQVLAKLDEKKRIPLLLKHYYGYSYEEISQICQIRVGTAKSRVNSGLELVRKELSGNEPRE, encoded by the coding sequence ATGGAAGAATCGCAAGAGAGCACGATCAAGAAAGCGCAAAAGGGTGATGATGACGCTTTGGCCTTATTATTGAAGACTCATTATGAAAGCGTCTATCGGTTTTTAGTGAAAATCACGCTTAATCCTGAGTATGCCCGAGACTTAACTCAGGATACGATGACAAAAGCCATTGTAGGCATCCAAAGTTACAATAGAAAAAAGGCGAAGTTTTCAACGTGGCTGTTTCAAATTGCTACAAATCTATTTTTAGATAAAAAACGAAAGAAAAAGCATGAAGACCAATATGTGCAAATGCAAAAGTTGCAATGGTCCATGAAGCAAGAAGCAAATGACGACTGGATGGATGTGCAACAAGTCTTAGCAAAATTAGATGAAAAGAAGCGGATTCCACTACTTTTAAAACATTATTATGGCTATAGTTACGAAGAGATTAGTCAAATTTGTCAAATCCGTGTTGGTACAGCGAAGTCGAGAGTAAATAGTGGTCTCGAACTCGTGAGAAAGGAGTTATCAGGAAATGAGCCAAGAGAATAA
- a CDS encoding YxlC family protein — MSQENKRFKDGLDQLNRIAYKEPSMAEMLHLVKETKRKQRREAFLFIVVTLLLVNGMVFLLANVPIVFLSINIAMLAIIPAIGVLAIIGGWREKHEQRH; from the coding sequence ATGAGCCAAGAGAATAAACGATTTAAAGACGGTCTAGATCAACTAAACCGAATTGCTTATAAGGAACCATCAATGGCTGAGATGCTGCATCTTGTTAAAGAAACGAAACGAAAGCAGCGACGAGAAGCCTTTCTATTCATCGTTGTAACGCTTTTATTAGTAAACGGGATGGTCTTTTTACTGGCCAACGTGCCGATTGTCTTTTTAAGCATCAATATCGCGATGCTGGCAATAATTCCAGCTATCGGCGTATTGGCAATCATAGGCGGTTGGAGGGAAAAACATGAACAACGACATTGA
- a CDS encoding sigmaY antisigma factor component: protein MNNDIEQLSEIPIWAWIILGIVLLSQSIYLFFKSRQRGQWKWFWGIWGVTHFPMPLVTYFIWTYWLKSKFKQRGGTRHE from the coding sequence ATGAACAACGACATTGAGCAATTGTCAGAAATACCGATCTGGGCATGGATCATCCTTGGGATCGTCCTTTTATCACAAAGCATCTATTTATTTTTTAAAAGTCGACAACGTGGACAATGGAAATGGTTTTGGGGGATCTGGGGTGTGACACACTTTCCAATGCCGTTGGTCACCTATTTTATTTGGACCTATTGGTTAAAGTCTAAATTCAAACAACGAGGGGGTACAAGACATGAATGA
- a CDS encoding PLD nuclease N-terminal domain-containing protein, which translates to MNEVIEIIQLFLPLILVQVLLMIVAFIDLYRRAHTRGPKWIWALVIAFINLFGPILYFLFGREKKRDD; encoded by the coding sequence ATGAATGAAGTCATTGAAATCATCCAATTGTTTTTACCGCTTATCCTTGTTCAAGTATTGCTAATGATCGTGGCTTTTATTGATTTGTATCGCCGTGCACACACGAGAGGTCCAAAATGGATTTGGGCGCTCGTCATTGCGTTTATTAATTTATTTGGTCCGATTCTATATTTTTTATTTGGGAGGGAGAAAAAACGTGACGATTGA
- a CDS encoding ABC transporter ATP-binding protein: MTIEVNALTKEGRIKDITFQIATNQITALIGENGAGKTTLLHLIAGNLQPSSGSVQFSGYLEKDIRSTIGFLPQFPAFPLWMTGLEYLTYIGRLFGFTKKQAYEKALTLLQIVRLNANDRQRIETYSGGMKQRLGIAQALIGDPGILLLDEPVSALDPIGRTEVMELLLQLKKGRSILYSTHILHDAEQISDAYVLMHKGELISAETITSFTNQNESILEIETVDHEQLSKRIAQCYPQWIVHKNLNVLEIIPKNENERADLAVLTLLTDGHYKFQAIRKRKKTLVDVFGEAVRG, translated from the coding sequence GTGACGATTGAAGTTAATGCCCTTACCAAAGAGGGGAGAATTAAAGACATAACGTTTCAAATTGCTACAAATCAAATTACGGCATTGATTGGGGAAAATGGTGCTGGGAAGACAACGCTGCTCCATTTAATCGCTGGGAATTTACAACCCTCATCGGGAAGCGTTCAATTTAGCGGATATCTGGAGAAAGATATTCGTTCTACGATTGGCTTTCTTCCGCAATTTCCTGCTTTTCCCCTTTGGATGACTGGACTTGAGTATTTAACTTATATTGGAAGATTATTTGGTTTTACAAAAAAACAAGCTTATGAAAAGGCTTTGACATTGTTACAGATTGTTCGTTTAAACGCAAATGACAGACAACGGATTGAAACGTATTCTGGAGGGATGAAACAACGATTAGGGATTGCCCAAGCATTGATTGGAGACCCAGGCATTTTATTGCTAGATGAGCCTGTATCAGCACTAGACCCAATTGGAAGGACAGAGGTAATGGAACTTCTTTTACAACTGAAAAAAGGTCGATCTATCCTCTACTCAACCCATATACTTCACGACGCTGAACAAATTAGTGATGCGTATGTGCTGATGCATAAAGGCGAGTTGATCAGTGCCGAGACCATAACATCGTTCACTAATCAGAATGAGTCTATTTTAGAAATTGAAACAGTTGACCACGAGCAGTTAAGTAAACGAATTGCCCAGTGTTATCCACAGTGGATTGTCCATAAAAATTTGAATGTTCTTGAAATAATACCGAAGAATGAAAATGAACGTGCTGATTTAGCTGTGCTAACGCTCCTAACAGACGGTCACTATAAGTTCCAAGCAATTCGTAAGCGGAAAAAAACGTTGGTTGATGTATTTGGGGAAGCGGTGAGAGGATGA
- a CDS encoding PAS domain S-box protein: MKSKRKIIALFVVVSLIWVIGTDYLLLRWEPELYSFYQKIKGIVFIIATSVFIYFLLNKSEKINILTEEKEKVETLINSIPDFITFKDGDGRWIQSNQFALQLYQLHHIDYVGKTNSQLAEEQPFYEDELLCANESDERTWTRGHTTRSEETIPLQNGKTKVFDTIKTPLFTEAGDRKALIVVGRDITERISAKQKLAESELRYKALFEHSPELVYMIDLSGKITNLNQHFKHVTGYNEDEGIGKSLIDFVDEKDHVRLKLKFHRVLTNREVVQCNEIKIKHRTGKKVIVNCASVPIIINDELVGITGYANNITPIIEAEEKLRTTEKLAVVGELAAGIAHEIRNPLTSLRGFVQLFQSQSKEENPIHRIMLDELERINMIASELLVLSRPQEIIFTQTDVSQVLSDVVQLLSSEAKAHGATLHFKEQSSPMYVYGDKNQLKQLFINVIKNATEASACQITASIDLDETNQAIIINIADDGHGMTEERVERLGEPFFSQKEKGTGLGLTVSHKIVEQHKGTIHYDSALGKGTFVHVTFPIYEEHQGH, encoded by the coding sequence ATGAAATCAAAAAGAAAAATTATTGCTTTATTTGTTGTCGTTAGTCTTATTTGGGTGATTGGAACTGACTACTTATTACTAAGATGGGAACCTGAATTATATTCCTTTTATCAAAAAATAAAAGGCATCGTATTTATCATTGCGACAAGTGTGTTTATCTATTTTTTATTGAACAAATCAGAAAAAATTAATATTTTAACCGAAGAAAAAGAAAAAGTAGAAACCCTCATAAACTCGATTCCAGACTTTATTACGTTTAAAGATGGTGACGGCCGCTGGATTCAATCAAATCAATTTGCTCTTCAGCTCTACCAACTGCATCACATTGATTATGTGGGCAAAACCAATAGTCAATTAGCTGAAGAACAGCCTTTTTATGAAGACGAACTTCTTTGTGCTAATGAATCAGATGAACGAACGTGGACACGGGGACATACTACAAGAAGTGAAGAGACAATCCCTCTCCAAAACGGAAAAACAAAAGTGTTTGATACGATTAAAACACCTCTATTTACAGAAGCGGGTGATCGGAAAGCCCTGATTGTTGTAGGACGAGACATAACAGAGCGCATTTCCGCTAAACAAAAATTAGCAGAAAGCGAATTACGTTATAAAGCATTGTTTGAACATAGTCCCGAACTTGTCTATATGATTGACCTTTCTGGAAAAATCACAAATTTGAACCAACATTTTAAGCATGTCACTGGTTATAACGAGGACGAAGGAATTGGCAAGTCATTAATTGATTTTGTTGATGAAAAAGATCATGTTCGTCTTAAATTAAAATTTCACCGTGTTTTAACGAATCGTGAAGTCGTTCAGTGTAATGAAATTAAAATTAAGCATCGAACAGGAAAAAAAGTAATTGTAAATTGCGCCTCTGTCCCTATTATCATTAACGATGAACTCGTAGGCATTACAGGGTATGCTAATAATATTACCCCAATTATTGAAGCAGAAGAGAAACTACGAACCACAGAAAAACTTGCGGTGGTTGGTGAGCTCGCAGCCGGTATTGCACATGAAATCCGCAATCCACTTACATCACTACGAGGGTTTGTCCAACTGTTTCAATCTCAAAGTAAGGAAGAAAATCCAATTCATCGAATCATGCTTGATGAATTAGAACGGATCAATATGATCGCAAGCGAGCTACTCGTTCTTTCACGTCCACAGGAGATTATTTTTACACAAACAGATGTCTCACAAGTGTTATCTGATGTTGTACAACTCCTTTCTTCTGAAGCGAAAGCACATGGTGCAACCCTCCATTTTAAGGAGCAATCATCACCAATGTATGTGTACGGAGATAAAAATCAGCTTAAACAGTTATTTATTAACGTCATTAAAAATGCTACAGAAGCGAGTGCCTGTCAAATCACTGCCTCCATCGATCTTGACGAAACCAATCAAGCGATTATCATAAACATTGCAGACGATGGTCATGGAATGACAGAAGAACGAGTCGAGCGCTTAGGAGAGCCTTTCTTTTCTCAAAAAGAAAAAGGGACTGGGTTAGGATTAACTGTTAGTCATAAAATTGTTGAACAGCATAAAGGTACGATTCATTATGATAGTGCATTAGGAAAAGGTACGTTTGTACACGTTACCTTTCCTATATACGAAGAGCACCAGGGGCATTAG
- a CDS encoding class I SAM-dependent methyltransferase produces the protein MSSQLPPEHLQQFVGGNFESVGKEFLQLFQQYGHLKPNDHVLDVGSGVGRMALPLSTYLSDKGSYKGFDISKEGVEWAKNNIAATHTNFQFDHVDIYNHLYNPNGTLTSTSFTFPYPDQSFDFVFLTSIFTHLMEEEIAHYLSEIDRVLKEDGTCLFTMFIVNKEAKDCIQAGKSTIQFPFRVGEAFIENETYPNAAVGYDYPQMEGLINETNLQIKEVKLGNWCGRTTYTTYQDLLILNKKKQ, from the coding sequence ATGAGTAGTCAACTACCGCCAGAGCATTTGCAGCAATTTGTCGGTGGCAATTTTGAAAGTGTTGGAAAAGAGTTTTTACAGCTTTTTCAACAATATGGTCATTTAAAACCAAATGATCATGTTTTAGACGTTGGAAGCGGGGTTGGAAGGATGGCGCTACCGCTTTCGACTTACTTATCAGACAAAGGGTCGTATAAAGGGTTTGATATATCGAAAGAAGGAGTGGAATGGGCAAAAAACAATATTGCTGCAACGCATACGAACTTTCAATTTGATCATGTCGACATTTACAATCACTTGTACAATCCAAATGGCACCTTAACGTCAACAAGCTTTACGTTTCCATATCCGGACCAGTCATTTGATTTTGTTTTTTTAACATCAATTTTCACGCATTTAATGGAAGAGGAGATTGCACATTATTTAAGTGAAATTGATCGCGTTCTAAAAGAGGATGGTACCTGTTTATTTACAATGTTTATTGTCAATAAAGAAGCAAAAGATTGTATTCAAGCTGGTAAGAGCACCATTCAGTTTCCGTTCCGAGTAGGAGAAGCGTTTATTGAAAATGAAACGTATCCGAATGCGGCGGTAGGGTATGATTACCCCCAAATGGAAGGATTAATAAATGAAACCAATTTACAAATCAAAGAAGTAAAGCTTGGAAACTGGTGTGGACGAACAACGTATACAACTTATCAAGACTTACTTATTCTTAATAAAAAGAAGCAGTAG